A single Chaetodon trifascialis isolate fChaTrf1 chromosome 18, fChaTrf1.hap1, whole genome shotgun sequence DNA region contains:
- the znf438 gene encoding zinc finger protein 438, whose amino-acid sequence MKSLQFRSIAPKAPAVVPSPSPAVLSCQPPSALPEANTASSPKSIIVPTQNYALMQIAGQDGTFSLVALPPSVSSQTPQQQQQQSQSIPKNLKLPIPRYQSVRSKGMTDKVKSPPLAARAKTVSKVAVTAQTKSVECGAPTVMKKKQQESKHTKDTLVPKEEPSEQVILIDPASSDISVTALLPDNAVLYPGSQLERAPDGSERPATTGLIQKLQYPSAAVKSSHGKTPDESKTAVRLCQSKPAAAQPQSSITVLSPAIFSKTVQIIPSPPKGKLPILPYSKIKSTLIPATKLSNLSPEKKGFSCQTGLSSPLDSSSKTLDTTEALGNNQVPNSTLQPQAKTTLMPVLGTLQKPPGKKRGRKRKTMEDILAFEARKKRSLSFFRRRVPEKQPAGVPGSKQKEVDISKKYRSIRPKPMLVMETVPQLVSLPAITPDGQEQELVLGHQVPTTTTTKALDCPSQPAPVTLHLRGASHQRVFIGSRPLHRCPTCSRCFQFKHHLQSHMNSHTNSRPYVCPVCRKAYAHSGSLSTHMKLHHSEVRPRRSLGCEFCKKAFGYVGVYFSHLREVHKVVLTVEPSISHHEDNVSVEGANSSELSDEQDREDPVELQIKCGRCQAITPTFADMKMHLLYVHGEEVQVRLQDGQNPRAGREAENELVKHAAHYWWQLNEKRNLVKCGSCDEEFLSFSKLKRHIMSHHREREGEDSGNLSSPDSGGGLGVLAAGAAFNCVLCSEVLDTKERVMEHWRSRHHCEQPNLLWDALSSYSGQEEGEADEDLDTPAPSPHYPA is encoded by the exons ATGAAGAGCCTTCAGTTCCGGAGCATCGCCCCTAAGGCCCCAGCTGTGGtgccctccccctcccctgcGGTCCTGTCCTGCCAGCCTCCCTCTGCCCTCCCTGAGGCTAACACCGCCTCCAGCCCCAAGTCCATTATTGTTCCCACCCAAAACTATGCACTGATGCAAATAGCTGGTCAGGATGGCACTTTCTCTCTGGTGGCACTGCCCCCGTCTGTCTCCTCTCAGacaccacagcaacaacagcaacaatccCAGTCAATTCCAAAGAACCTCAAGTTGCCCATTCCCCGATACCAGTCAGTGAGGAGCAAGGGAATGACAGATAAGGTCAAATCACCACCACTAGCTGCCAGGGCGAAAACCGTCTCTAAGGTTGCTGTGACAGCACAGACCAAGTCAGTGGAATGTGGGGCACCAacagtgatgaagaaaaaacaacaggagTCCAAGCACACAAAGGACACCCTAGTGCCCAAAGAGGAGCCTTCTGAGCAGGTAATTCTGATTGACCCAGCCTCCTCTGACATCTCTGTCACTGCCCTACTCCCAGACAATGCTGTCCTGTACCCAGGATCTCAGCTAGAGCGAGCACCAGATGGCTCTGAACGACCTGCAACAACTGGCCTTATTCAGAAACTCCAGTacccctctgctgctgtcaaaagCTCCCATGGCAAAACTCCAGACGAAAGTAAGACTGCAGTGAGGCTGTGCCAGTCTAAGCCTGCTGCAGCCCAGCCCCAGAGCAGTATCACTGTCCTGTCCCCAGCCATCTTCAGCAAAACAGTCCAGATTATCCCATCTCCACCTAAGGGTAAACTGCCCATCCTGCCCTACTCTAAAATCAAGAGCACCCTCATCCCAGCAACTAAGCTCAGCAATTTGTCCCCAGAAAAGAAGGGTTTCTCTTGTCAGACAGGACTCAGCAGCCCCTTAGACTCTTCATCCAAAACCCTTGATACAACTGAAGCCTTGGGTAACAACCAGGTGCCAAACTCCACTCTACAGCCCCAGGCCAAGACCACACTCATGCCTGTGTTGGGAACCCTCCAGAAACCACCTGGCAAGAAGAggggaaggaagagaaaaacaatggAAGATATCTTGGCATTTGAGGCCAGAAAGAAGAGGTCCTTGTCTTTCTTCCGTAGAAGGGTCCCTGAGAAACAGCCAGCAGGTGTTCCAGGCTCCAAACAAAAGGAAGTTGACATTTCAAAGAAGTATCGCAGCATCCGACCCAAACCCATGTTGGTTATGGAGACAGTTCCTCAACTGGTTAGTTTGCCTGCCATTACCCCAGATGGCCAAGAACAAGAGCTTGTACTTGGTCATCAGGTCCCCACCACGACCACAACCAAGGCCCTGGACTGTCCTTCCCAGCCAGCCCCAGTAACCCTCCACCTGAGAGGTGCTTCCCATCAAAGAGTGTTCATAGGCAGCCGTCCACTTCACCGTTGCCCCACCTGCAGCCGCTGTTTCCAGTTCAAGCATCACCTCCAGAGCCACATGAACAGTCACACCAACAGTCGGCCCTACGTCTGCCCAGTCTGCCGTAAAGCGTACGCTCACTCTGGCAGCCTGAGCACCCACATGAAGCTTCACCACTCTGAGGTACGCCCACGTCGCTCTCTAGGCTGTGAGTTCTGCAAGAAGGCCTTTGGATATGTGGGGGTTTACTTCAGTCATCTGAGAGAGGTCCACAAAGTGGTGCTGACCGTGGAGCCATCCATCAGCCATCATGAGGACAATGTGTCTGTAGAGGG GGCCAACTCCTCAGAGTTGTCAGATGAGCAGGATCGTGAAGACCCTGTGGAGCTGCAGATTAAATGTGGCCGCTGCCAGGCCATCACTCCAACTTTCGCCGACATGAAGATGCATTTGCTGTATGTGCATGGGGAGGAGGTCCAGGTAAGACTTCAAGATGGCCAAAACCCACGAGCCGGACGTGAGGCTGAGAATGAGTTGGTAAAACATGCTGCTCACTATTGGTGGCAGCTCAATGAGAAGCGTAACCTGGTCAAGTGCGGTAGCTGTGATGAGGagttcctctccttctccaagCTTAAGAGGCACATCATGTCCCACCACcgtgagagggagggggaggacagCGGGAACCTCTCATCACCAGATAGCGGTGGAGGTCTTGGGGTCCTTGCAGCAGGTGCAGCCTTTAACTGTGTGCTTTGCAGCGAGGTGTTGGACACTAAAGAGAGAGTTATGGAGCACTGGAGGAGTCGCCACCACTGTGAGCAGCCCAACCTGTTGTGGGACGCCCTGAGCTCGTACTCTGGCCAGGAAGAGGGTGAGGCGGACGAGGATTTGGACACACCTGCTCCAAGCCCACACTATCCAGCCTAG